The bacterium nucleotide sequence CCACCCAGTGCACGACCTGCACCACGCCGTCCTGAAACGTGAGCCCCGGGAACAGCCCCGCCGTCACGGTGCCCGGTTCCGGGCCCACGTTGATGTGCTTCCCGTTGATCTCCTGGTTGAGCACCTTCCAGCCGGGGGCGCCGTCGACCGTCAGCTTCAGTTCGATCCCGCCCACGGTCAGCACCTGCTCGCCGCGGGCGCGGACGATCTCGGGCACCGCGAGCAGGGCGTAGAGATCGACCAGGGTGCCCACCACGGGCAGGGAGTCGCGGCGCGTTACGTGCGCTGCTTCCGGACCCGGCGTAAAGCTCAGCAGGACGTCGCCGTAGTGCCCGGCCCAGTCCCCGGCCGACGCCGGCGAGGGGCAGGCGGCCAGCAAGGCGAACGCGAACAGGACCGCCGCACACCGACTCGTCGCCATGGCTGATTCCCCCCGTGAAGGTGAAGCTCGTTGAACCCCGCGTGCAGGGCCGGGGTTCCGGCCGGCCCTCAGCTGCCGGTGCTCGTGTAGCGGCGCACGCCGCGGGTCCAGGTCAGGTAGCCGATCCCGAAGGTGAGCCCCCCCACCGCGGGCGTCAAGAGGGCGACGCGCTCCCACTGCGGGCCGCCGACGTACCAGGCGGCCGGGTAGAAGGCCACCCAGGCGAAGGGCAGCACGAAGGTCAGCAGCAGCCGCACCAGGGGGCTGAAGATGGTGACCGGGTAGCGGCTGAAGCGGATCACGTTGTAGACGGGCGGGGCCAGGCCCAGGCGGTCCTCCATCCAGAAGGAGAGCGCGGTCAGCCCCAGGAAGACGCCGGTGTAGACCAGCGCAGCCGAGACGGCCAGCAGCGGCAGCAGCGCGAGGCCGGCCACGCCGATGTCCAGGCCGAGGCGGGAGCCGGCGTAGCCCATCACCGCACCGCCCAGGATCAGCTCGTTGATCCCCCCGGTGCCGAAGCTGCTGCACAGGATCTGGGCCAGCGGGTTGACGGGCCGCAGCAGGATCCGGTCGAAATCCCCCTCGATGATGTACTGCTCGCTGAAGCCGTAGAGGTTCACGCTCACCAGGTTGAACAGCCCCAGCGGCAGCAGGCTGAAGCCGTAGATGAACAGCACCTGGTCGTACGACCAGCCTCGCAGGCTCTCGACCTTGCTGAACACCGCCGACAGCACCAGCAGCTGGACGCCCAGGGACACGAGGTTGGCCGTCATGTCGACCAGGAAATCCACCCGGTAGGCCAGCCGCGACTTGATGAACTGCGCGAAGTAGGCGACGAAGATCGCGGCCTGGCGCCACGGCTCGTGCAGCCGCCGTCGCAGGCCGTCCTCGCGGCGCGGCAGCAGGGGTCTCCCGGGCGTCGCTGGCTCCATCTCACCCCCCCTGCAGCGTGACGTGGCGGACCGAGCGGTTCCAGAACCAGCGGCCCAGGACGGACAGCCCCAGCGCCCACGCGGCCTGCAGCAGCAGGGCTCCGGCCAGGGAAGCGCCGGGGCGCTGGCCGAGGTAGATCATGACCGGCACGTAGCTCACGGCCTGGAACGGCAGCCACGCGACGACCGTCTGCACCCAGCCGGGAAAGAAAGTGAAGGGCACCAGCACGCCGGTCAGGAACTCCATCATGATCATCTTGGCGCGCACCACGCCCGAGACGTTCTTGAGGTAGAACGCCAGGCAACCCACCAGGAAGTTGATCTGGGCGTTGACCACCAGCGCCAGCAGGAAGCTCAGCAGCGTCCAGCCGTAGAGCGCCGGGTGCGGCGGCGGGGCCAGGCCGAACAGCGGGATGACCACCACCAGGATGGGCAGCGTGAACAGCAGGAAGCGGAACGCCGCCTCCCCCATCGCCTCGCTCAGCATCATGGTCTGCACGTGCAGGGGCTTGATCAGCTGCACCGCGATCTCGCCCTTGCTCACCTGCCAGCTCAGCGTGCGGTCGAT carries:
- a CDS encoding ABC-2 family transporter protein translates to MEPATPGRPLLPRREDGLRRRLHEPWRQAAIFVAYFAQFIKSRLAYRVDFLVDMTANLVSLGVQLLVLSAVFSKVESLRGWSYDQVLFIYGFSLLPLGLFNLVSVNLYGFSEQYIIEGDFDRILLRPVNPLAQILCSSFGTGGINELILGGAVMGYAGSRLGLDIGVAGLALLPLLAVSAALVYTGVFLGLTALSFWMEDRLGLAPPVYNVIRFSRYPVTIFSPLVRLLLTFVLPFAWVAFYPAAWYVGGPQWERVALLTPAVGGLTFGIGYLTWTRGVRRYTSTGS
- a CDS encoding ABC-2 family transporter protein, producing MIGAGAPALPRWRRGRAASVALYLQFVRLAFLKMLAYRLRYYTGVVSYTVFVAGNYFLFSAIYASRPEGAEAARLGGLTLAQMIAYVILSWAGRSFTFNNIDRTLSWQVSKGEIAVQLIKPLHVQTMMLSEAMGEAAFRFLLFTLPILVVVIPLFGLAPPPHPALYGWTLLSFLLALVVNAQINFLVGCLAFYLKNVSGVVRAKMIMMEFLTGVLVPFTFFPGWVQTVVAWLPFQAVSYVPVMIYLGQRPGASLAGALLLQAAWALGLSVLGRWFWNRSVRHVTLQGG